In the Nicotiana tabacum cultivar K326 chromosome 16, ASM71507v2, whole genome shotgun sequence genome, one interval contains:
- the LOC107778818 gene encoding actin-103-like produces MLRTPICNPTICHMKETIAYVAPDFEQEIEKAKICSRSVERSYELPDGQVINIGAERFRCPEVLFQPSLVGMEETGMHEKAYNSIMSCDVDIRKDLFSNIVLSGGSTMFPGITDRMRKEISALAPSSTKIKVIAPPEEVQCLELRIKASFPQYFHTNVDKEGRV; encoded by the exons atgttacgaacacctatatgCAATCCTACAATTTGTCATATGAAAGAGACGATTGCTTATGTTGCACCGGATTTTGAGCAGGAGATTGAGAAGGCCAAAATTTGCTCAAGATCAGTTGAAAGGAGCTATGAACTTCCTGATGGACAAGTCATTAATATTGGTGCTGAGAGGTTCCGTTGCCCTGAGGTCCTCTTCCAGCCATCGTTGGTTGGAATGGAAGAGACAGGAATGCATGAAAAAGCCTACAACTCAATCATGAGTTGCGATGTTGATATTAGGAAAGATTTATTTTCTAACATTGTGCTTAGTGGTGGCTCAACTATGTTTCCCGGCATAACAGATCGTATGAGAAAGGAAATCAGTGCTCTTGCTCCGAGCAGCACGAAGATCAAGGTGATTGCACCACCAGAGGAAGTACAGTGCCTGGAATTGAGGATCAAAGCTAGCTTCCCTCAGTACTTTCATACAA ATGTGGATAAGGAAGGGCGAGTATGA